Proteins from a genomic interval of Motilibacter aurantiacus:
- a CDS encoding D-alanyl-D-alanine carboxypeptidase family protein, whose amino-acid sequence MTSGWRSARHQRRLFDRAVAQYGSREAASRWVLPPDDSAHVRGQAVDVGPAEGMAWLEERGAAYGLCRRYANEPWHFEPLTEPGGTCPALEPYSVPSGGPG is encoded by the coding sequence GCAGCGCACGTCACCAGCGGCGGCTGTTCGACCGGGCGGTCGCGCAGTACGGGTCGCGGGAGGCGGCCAGCCGGTGGGTCCTGCCGCCGGACGACTCCGCCCACGTGCGCGGGCAGGCGGTCGACGTGGGGCCGGCGGAGGGCATGGCCTGGCTGGAGGAGCGCGGGGCGGCGTACGGGCTCTGCCGGCGCTACGCCAACGAGCCCTGGCACTTCGAGCCGCTCACCGAGCCGGGCGGGACGTGCCCGGCCCTCGAGCCGTACTCCGTCCCCTCGGGCGGCCCGGGCTGA
- a CDS encoding ANTAR domain-containing protein, with amino-acid sequence MASTYEVLHELATIVLADEPLADVLGRVTALARDAIPPAEDVSMTLVEGDRAYTAAHTGQLSLDADELQYENGYGPCMDAGRGGLTLLISDMTAEQRWPAYTPAAAERGVGSSLSVPLPLQATVIGAINIYSTKAHSFDDPQVALLGEEVARYAAVAVANAKSYANARAEAAQMAQAMSSRAVIEQAKGVVMATRHVSADDAFALLIEASQRTNRKLREIARDITESAARRR; translated from the coding sequence GTGGCGTCGACGTACGAGGTGCTGCACGAGCTCGCGACGATCGTGCTCGCCGACGAGCCGCTCGCGGACGTGCTGGGACGGGTGACGGCGCTGGCGCGCGACGCGATCCCACCCGCCGAGGACGTCTCGATGACGCTCGTCGAAGGGGACCGGGCCTACACGGCCGCCCACACGGGCCAGCTCTCGCTCGACGCGGACGAGCTGCAGTACGAGAACGGCTACGGCCCCTGCATGGACGCCGGCCGGGGCGGCCTGACGCTGCTGATCTCGGACATGACCGCGGAGCAGCGCTGGCCGGCGTACACCCCCGCAGCCGCGGAGCGCGGCGTGGGCAGCTCGCTGTCGGTCCCGCTCCCCCTGCAGGCCACCGTGATCGGCGCCATCAACATCTACTCGACGAAGGCCCACTCCTTCGACGACCCGCAGGTGGCGCTCCTCGGCGAGGAGGTCGCCCGGTACGCCGCCGTGGCCGTCGCCAACGCGAAGTCCTACGCGAACGCCCGGGCCGAGGCCGCGCAGATGGCGCAGGCCATGTCGTCCCGTGCGGTGATCGAGCAGGCGAAGGGGGTCGTCATGGCCACGCGGCACGTCAGCGCGGACGACGCCTTCGCGCTGCTCATCGAGGCCTCGCAGCGGACCAACCGCAAGCTGCGTGAGATCGCGCGGGACATCACCGAGAGCGCGGCACGGCGGCGGTAG
- a CDS encoding GNAT family N-acetyltransferase has translation MAATLREALPADVPELAELAARFYAEEGFGTSAEELRRNAEVLVVDPTVHTVLALDEAGHPVGFAMTWLLFGLEQGRYVELGDLYLQPAARGTGAGRALVEDALAWGARNGAGSAYLHVDDEGARRHGLPAFYSHLGFTDAGRRVWRQELPGAGR, from the coding sequence ATGGCAGCAACCCTGCGCGAGGCGCTACCGGCAGACGTCCCCGAGCTCGCGGAGCTCGCCGCCCGCTTCTACGCGGAGGAGGGCTTCGGCACGTCGGCCGAGGAGCTCCGGCGTAACGCCGAGGTGCTGGTCGTCGACCCGACCGTCCACACCGTGCTCGCCCTGGACGAGGCGGGCCACCCGGTCGGCTTCGCGATGACGTGGCTCCTGTTCGGCCTCGAGCAGGGCAGGTACGTCGAGCTGGGCGACCTCTACCTGCAACCCGCAGCGCGCGGGACCGGTGCCGGGCGGGCGCTCGTGGAGGACGCACTGGCCTGGGGGGCCCGCAACGGGGCGGGGTCGGCGTACCTCCACGTCGACGACGAGGGTGCCCGTCGTCACGGCCTGCCGGCGTTCTACTCCCACCTCGGCTTCACCGACGCAGGGCGGCGGGTCTGGAGGCAGGAGCTGCCGGGCGCGGGGCGGTGA
- a CDS encoding putative protein N(5)-glutamine methyltransferase: protein MTLTPPAALARRLREAGCVFAEDEAGLLLAAADDVAALERMVEQRAAGRPLEQILGWAEFRGLRVRVEPGVFVPRRRSSLLVALAARRLAPGDVVVDVCCGSGALGLALAAAVPGLRVYAVDNDPAAVRCARRNLDVVGGTVLQGSLLGPLPTSLRGQVSAVVAVPPYVPSAEIALMPAEARDHEPRAALDGGVDGLDVMRALAAEVGPWLAADGHVLVEVAAHQAQAVAAQLGAVGLGAGVESDDESGATAVVARRR, encoded by the coding sequence GTGACCCTGACCCCGCCCGCCGCCCTGGCCCGTCGGCTGCGGGAGGCCGGATGCGTGTTCGCGGAGGACGAGGCGGGATTGCTCCTCGCCGCCGCGGACGACGTCGCCGCGCTCGAGCGGATGGTCGAGCAGCGCGCCGCAGGCCGGCCGCTGGAGCAGATCCTCGGCTGGGCCGAGTTCCGCGGCCTGCGGGTGCGCGTGGAGCCGGGCGTGTTCGTGCCGCGGCGGCGCAGCTCGCTGCTGGTCGCGCTCGCCGCCCGCCGGCTCGCGCCCGGCGACGTCGTGGTCGACGTGTGCTGCGGGTCGGGGGCGCTCGGCCTCGCGCTGGCGGCTGCGGTGCCCGGCCTTCGGGTGTACGCCGTCGACAACGACCCCGCAGCCGTCCGCTGCGCGCGGCGCAACCTCGACGTCGTCGGTGGCACCGTCCTGCAGGGCTCGTTGCTGGGCCCGCTGCCGACGTCCCTGCGGGGGCAGGTCTCCGCCGTCGTCGCGGTCCCGCCGTACGTGCCGAGCGCCGAGATCGCGCTGATGCCGGCCGAGGCACGTGACCACGAGCCCCGTGCCGCACTGGACGGCGGCGTGGACGGGCTGGACGTGATGCGCGCGCTGGCCGCCGAGGTGGGCCCCTGGCTGGCTGCCGACGGCCACGTGCTGGTGGAGGTGGCCGCGCACCAGGCGCAGGCCGTCGCGGCGCAGCTCGGCGCGGTCGGGCTGGGGGCGGGCGTCGAGTCCGACGACGAGTCCGGCGCGACGGCCGTGGTGGCCCGCCGCCGCTGA
- a CDS encoding DNA-3-methyladenine glycosylase I produces MPRRCAWAESSGLMREYHDTEWGVPSHDDRYLFELLVLEGAQAGLSWSTILAKRERYRQVLDGFDPERIAAYDADKQQELLADPGIVRNRLKVASLPGNAAAFLAVGESHGSFAAYLWNWVDGRPVVNAPPGLGDVPARTELSDRLSKDLKKRGFRFVGSTIVYAYLQAVGVVDDHVVGCEARGAQPAVG; encoded by the coding sequence ATGCCACGCCGCTGCGCATGGGCCGAGAGCTCGGGCCTCATGCGCGAGTACCACGACACCGAGTGGGGCGTGCCCTCGCACGACGACCGCTACCTCTTCGAGCTCCTCGTCCTGGAGGGCGCGCAGGCGGGCCTGTCGTGGTCGACGATCCTCGCCAAGCGCGAGCGCTACCGCCAGGTGCTCGACGGGTTCGACCCCGAGCGGATCGCGGCGTACGACGCGGACAAGCAGCAGGAGCTGCTGGCCGACCCGGGCATCGTCCGGAACCGGCTGAAGGTCGCGTCGTTGCCCGGCAACGCGGCGGCCTTCCTGGCGGTTGGGGAATCCCACGGCAGCTTCGCCGCGTACCTCTGGAACTGGGTGGACGGCAGGCCGGTCGTCAACGCGCCGCCCGGCCTCGGTGACGTACCGGCTCGCACGGAGCTCTCGGACCGGCTGAGCAAGGACCTCAAGAAGCGTGGCTTCCGCTTCGTCGGGAGCACGATCGTCTACGCGTACCTGCAGGCGGTCGGCGTCGTGGACGACCACGTCGTGGGGTGCGAGGCGCGTGGGGCGCAGCCCGCCGTGGGCTGA
- a CDS encoding pyridoxamine 5'-phosphate oxidase family protein, producing the protein MVTNDGDDGVETLQAHECWALLRAADVGRLAVSVAGEPDIFPVNHVVDGGSVVFRTAQGSKLAAVTVAPAVAYEADGYDAGRGVAWSVVVKGRAQEVRSLEELGATFSLPLFPWQAGPKERFVRIVPTTVTGRRFRRATDGSWPPPAARARAAAE; encoded by the coding sequence ATGGTGACGAACGACGGGGACGACGGCGTGGAGACCCTGCAGGCGCACGAGTGCTGGGCGCTGCTGCGCGCGGCCGACGTGGGCCGGCTGGCGGTCTCGGTCGCCGGCGAGCCCGACATCTTCCCGGTCAACCACGTGGTCGACGGCGGGTCGGTCGTCTTCCGCACCGCGCAGGGGAGCAAGCTCGCCGCCGTGACGGTCGCGCCCGCCGTCGCGTACGAGGCCGACGGCTACGACGCAGGCCGGGGCGTGGCCTGGAGCGTGGTCGTCAAGGGCCGGGCGCAGGAGGTGCGCAGCCTCGAGGAGCTGGGCGCGACGTTCTCGCTGCCCCTGTTCCCCTGGCAGGCCGGGCCGAAGGAGCGTTTCGTGCGGATCGTGCCGACGACGGTCACGGGCCGGCGCTTCCGCCGGGCCACCGACGGCAGCTGGCCGCCGCCCGCGGCACGCGCGCGGGCGGCGGCGGAGTGA
- the adhE gene encoding bifunctional acetaldehyde-CoA/alcohol dehydrogenase encodes MSQQTTTTVPLPVTVAVGELVTNALKALDDYGSFTQEQVDHIVAKASVAALGKHTELALLAVEETGRGVFEDKAVKNIFACEHVTHSIAGLRTVGVVRRDEIDGIVEIAEPVGVVAGVTPVTNPTSTVIFKSLIALKTRNPVVFAFHPSAQRSSTAAALAVREAAVAAGAPENCIQWVEEPSLEATHALMRHPGVSVILATGGNAMVKAAYSAGKPALGVGAGNVPAYVERTAKLRRAVNDIVLSKCFDNGMVCASEQAVILDADIYEAALQEFARLHAYRVSPEEKRMLEELVFGTTAHSANCGGARLNADVVGQPAARIAQMAGFAVPADTSVLLAEVDSVGPDEPLTREKLSPVLAVLRAEGRAHGLDLAAAMVEFDGLGHSAVIHTEDAELAEAFGRRVKAVRVIWNSPASQGGIGDMYKAFLPSLTLGCGSYGSNSVSNNVSAGNLLNIKRVGRRTNNMQWFKVPARTYFEPHAIRYLADMPDISRVTIVTDATMTRLGFVDRLNRVLQRRREPVALQIIDSVEPEPSLETVQRGATLMREFAPDTILALGGGSPMDAAKVMWLLYEHPDVAFGDMREKFFDIRKRAFTFPRLGERARLVCIPTTSGTGAEVTPFAVITDTATGKKYPLADYALTPSVAIVDPVLTASMPAEVTADSGFDALTHATEAYVSVYASDFTDGLALHAIKLIFANLERAVQNGANDADAREKMHNAGTIAGMAFGNAFLGIVHAMAHTLGATFHIAHGRANAILLPHVVRYNGTVPAKLTGWPKYEDYRAPQRFQEIARALGLPAATPEEGVESYARAIEELRAAAGIEASFREAGVDEREFVAALPRQAMNAYEDQCAPANPRMPMLEDMRAIMRAAYAG; translated from the coding sequence GTGTCGCAGCAGACGACCACCACTGTCCCACTGCCGGTCACCGTGGCCGTCGGCGAGCTCGTGACGAACGCGTTGAAGGCGCTCGACGACTACGGCTCCTTCACCCAGGAGCAGGTCGACCACATCGTCGCGAAGGCCTCCGTGGCCGCACTCGGCAAGCACACGGAGCTGGCCCTGCTGGCAGTCGAGGAGACGGGGCGCGGCGTGTTCGAGGACAAGGCGGTCAAGAACATCTTCGCGTGCGAGCACGTGACGCACAGCATCGCCGGTCTCCGGACCGTCGGCGTCGTCCGCCGCGACGAGATCGACGGCATCGTCGAGATCGCCGAGCCGGTCGGCGTCGTGGCGGGCGTCACGCCCGTCACCAACCCCACCTCCACCGTCATCTTCAAGTCCTTGATCGCGCTGAAGACTCGCAACCCCGTCGTCTTCGCGTTCCACCCCTCGGCGCAGCGCAGCAGCACCGCCGCCGCACTGGCGGTACGGGAAGCAGCCGTCGCCGCCGGGGCCCCGGAGAACTGCATCCAGTGGGTCGAGGAGCCGTCGCTGGAGGCGACCCACGCGCTGATGCGCCATCCGGGCGTCTCGGTGATCCTCGCGACCGGCGGGAACGCCATGGTCAAGGCCGCCTACTCCGCGGGCAAGCCGGCGCTCGGGGTCGGGGCGGGCAACGTCCCGGCCTACGTGGAGCGCACGGCGAAGCTGCGCCGCGCCGTCAACGACATCGTCCTGTCCAAGTGCTTCGACAACGGGATGGTGTGTGCGTCGGAGCAGGCCGTCATCCTCGACGCGGACATCTACGAGGCGGCGCTGCAGGAGTTCGCCCGGCTGCACGCGTACCGGGTCAGCCCCGAGGAGAAGCGGATGCTCGAGGAGCTCGTCTTCGGCACCACCGCACACAGCGCGAACTGTGGCGGCGCGCGGCTCAACGCCGACGTGGTGGGCCAGCCGGCAGCGAGGATCGCGCAGATGGCCGGCTTCGCGGTGCCGGCCGACACGTCGGTGCTGCTCGCCGAGGTCGACTCGGTCGGCCCGGACGAGCCGCTCACCCGGGAGAAGCTGTCCCCGGTGCTCGCAGTGCTGCGGGCCGAGGGCCGTGCCCACGGCCTGGACCTGGCCGCCGCCATGGTCGAGTTCGACGGCCTCGGGCACAGCGCGGTCATCCACACCGAGGACGCCGAGCTCGCGGAGGCCTTCGGCAGGCGGGTCAAGGCGGTGCGGGTCATCTGGAACTCGCCGGCGTCCCAGGGAGGGATCGGCGACATGTACAAGGCCTTCCTCCCGTCGCTGACCCTCGGCTGCGGCAGCTACGGCTCGAACTCGGTGTCGAACAACGTCTCGGCGGGGAACCTGCTCAACATCAAGCGGGTCGGCCGGCGCACCAACAACATGCAGTGGTTCAAGGTCCCGGCGCGCACCTACTTCGAGCCGCACGCCATCCGCTACCTCGCCGACATGCCAGACATCTCCCGGGTGACGATCGTGACCGACGCGACGATGACGCGGCTCGGCTTCGTGGACAGGCTGAACCGGGTGCTGCAGCGGCGGCGGGAGCCGGTCGCGCTGCAGATCATCGACAGCGTCGAGCCGGAGCCGAGCCTGGAGACGGTGCAGCGGGGCGCCACGCTCATGCGCGAGTTCGCACCCGACACGATCCTCGCGCTGGGCGGCGGCTCCCCCATGGACGCCGCGAAGGTCATGTGGCTGCTCTACGAGCACCCCGACGTCGCCTTCGGCGACATGCGGGAGAAGTTCTTCGACATCCGCAAGCGCGCCTTCACCTTCCCCCGCCTCGGCGAGCGGGCTCGCCTCGTGTGCATCCCGACGACGTCGGGAACAGGTGCAGAGGTCACGCCCTTCGCCGTCATCACGGACACCGCCACGGGCAAGAAGTACCCGCTCGCCGACTACGCCCTGACCCCGAGCGTCGCGATCGTCGACCCCGTGCTGACGGCCTCGATGCCGGCGGAGGTCACCGCCGACAGCGGGTTCGACGCCCTGACCCACGCCACCGAGGCGTACGTCTCCGTCTACGCCAGCGATTTCACCGACGGCCTCGCACTGCATGCGATCAAGCTGATCTTCGCCAACCTCGAGCGGGCTGTGCAGAACGGGGCGAACGACGCGGACGCGCGGGAGAAGATGCACAACGCTGGCACGATCGCCGGCATGGCGTTCGGCAACGCCTTCCTCGGGATCGTGCACGCGATGGCGCACACGCTGGGCGCGACGTTCCACATCGCGCACGGGCGCGCCAACGCCATCCTGCTGCCGCACGTCGTGCGCTACAACGGGACCGTGCCGGCCAAGCTCACGGGCTGGCCGAAGTACGAGGACTACCGGGCGCCACAGCGCTTCCAGGAGATCGCCCGGGCGCTCGGCCTGCCCGCGGCCACCCCCGAGGAGGGCGTCGAGTCGTACGCCCGGGCGATCGAGGAGCTGCGCGCGGCGGCGGGGATCGAGGCGTCGTTCCGCGAGGCCGGCGTCGACGAGCGCGAGTTCGTGGCAGCGCTGCCCCGTCAGGCGATGAACGCGTACGAGGACCAGTGCGCGCCGGCGAACCCGCGGATGCCGATGCTCGAGGACATGCGGGCGATCATGCGGGCGGCGTACGCGGGCTAG